Part of the Flavobacterium sp. MDT1-60 genome, CTTAAACCTTATTTTACAAAATTAATCTATTCCTGAAGCTGAAATAATTACATCTGCCACCGATTCAGGCCGGGATATATAAACCGCATGGCTTCCTTTTACATACGTGGCAATTGTTTTGGAACGTTTGTACATTGCTTCCTGGATTTCTGGCGGAATACTCTTGTCTTCTGTTGCAATTACGCCGTATGCAGGTTTTGATTTCCAGGCCGCATTTTTAATTGGTGTTACAAATCCTTTAGCATAAAATGCACCTTGCGATGCATACATAAAACTGGCATCTTCTACACTTAGATCAGCACACATTCCCATATGGTATTTATCTTTGTCATAATAAATAATACCATTTTCATCCGGCGGCAGGACTCCGCTCTCTGGTGCCGGCGGGGCTGTTTGTATCCACTGTAAAGCTGTTTCATCATCTCCTGGCTGAAATGCTGCTACATACACTAATGCTGCTACATTAGGGTGGTTACCCGCCTCAGTAATTATAGCTCCACCATAGGAATGCCCTACAAGAACAGCGGCTTGATCGAGTTTGTCTAAGGCCATGTTTACAGCCTGAACACCGTCTTCAAGTGATGTTAGAGGATTATGAACCACGGTGACATTATATCCCCTGTCATTAAGTATGTCATATATACCCCTCCATCCTGAGCCATCTGCAAATGCGCCATGCATAAGCACTATATTTTTAATTGTTTTCATGCTTTAATTTTTTTAGCGATTATATTTTCATTATTGTCGGTGCCTTTAATTGACAGAAATAGTACTGTTTATTTCGTCATCTTTAAGCTTAATAATCACACCTTATTAATTGTAGAATCTGGTGTATCATAAAAAATGAATTCCTTTACTTGTTGAAACAAAATTACATCTAATGAAAGCGCGCTTTTCTGTGAATAATTCACTAAAAATTATAATAAACTAAGATTTAAAAAGTTTTGTCACTTGCTTACTCTATTTTGTGCCCATATCAAAGACTGCTTATAGTAATAACATCGAAAAAGAGCTAATTAAAAAGTGCCGTGCAAAAAAAATCTGTTAATCATATTAAATATGACTAACAGAAATTTCCAAAGTACGTTTTGATTTTACTGTAACATTCCTCCAATTATTGTAATTTTATTTTGCTTCCTTACGTAAGATGGATGCAAGATCGCCTGGTTGCGAGAAAAACGGCGTATGACTGGTAGGTAAAGAATAAGTCTTTGTTATATTAGCCTTTTTTGCCATACTTTTCTGTAAGGTCAGCCCTATAGCATGATCATTTTCAGTAAAAATATATACTTTATTTATTTTACCGAAATTCGCATCTGTAAGTGCAACCGGAGTTGCCATTGGACCCATTGGCTCTGGCTTAAAATTAGCAACCAGAACATCGGCTATATTTTTAGGTGCATCAGCAGCAAAAAAATCTAAAATACCTTCTTTAGCAATTCCTACCACACCTGCTTTTTCATCAGGTTGTATGTATTGCCCGATATGTGTTTCTTTATCTGCCGCTGAAATGGAAAAAAGGCTTTCTCCGTTATTTGGCAAATATGCGCAGAGGTAAATTAGCTTTTTGATTTGACCTGGAATTTGCTCAGCTGTCTCGCTAATGACCATCCCTCCAAAACTGTGCCCTACAAGAATAATGTTTTTTCTTGTTCCAATAGCTTTTTTAACAGCGTCTACATAGCCTTGCATTGTTAACGATCCAACAGGAGTATTATCGGCTCCATGGCCAGGCAAATTTACCGTTATCACTTCATTGCCACTTTTTTTAAGTTCTGCTTCAACATACTTAAAATCCGCAGCTGAAGACCATGCTCCATGCACTATGACAATTGTGTTTGGGCTAACCGTGCTAGCCTGAATTGGTGCTCCGAAAGCGGTCATTAAAATCACCGCTGCTGTTGTAATTGATTTTCTCATTTTTAAAAATTTTATAGTTATATTAATTGCGTTACTCCGTTTGTTTCAATTCTATATTGGATGATATCATTTTATAATCTTCTCAACCTGTCTCCTGACAATTATTAATTGTATACCTGATTTCAGGTCGTAATTAAATATTCATTTCGTTTCAATATATCTATGATTTGAAATAAAATGTAATGAAATACTTTTTAAAAGATTAGAGTTAAAGTACTGGCTGTAAACAGAATGTCTTTACCATTACTAACATCCTGAATAAAATTTCCACTGTTAAACCATGTCCCTTCCAAAGTGAAATTCAGGTATTTATTAAAAGTATATTCAAATGAAGCCCCTAATTGATTTCCTATTTTTTTTGAAGTCGAATTTGAGCTTTCGAATAATACTGCGCCATTTGGCTGATATATAGCATCGTTCTCTGAAGCCCTCCAGAACATATCGTAATCGACATAAAAATTTATTTTTTGTGTTAACTGACATTCCAGAAAAGGATGTATATCAATCAGGTTTGAAGGTCCTATCAAAGCAGCTAAACCAAAGTATGCCCCTCGTGGAAAAAGAGGATTAAATGTTTCTATAGAACCATCATTTTGAATTTTATCACCTGAAATATATTCAGTTTTAAAACCTATTTTCTGAATTCTTTTATTTATCATATAATTAAAAGAATTATTAATTGAAAATGTCCAGGCGTGAATGTTTTTCCTGTCAAATTTCCCAAATTGATATGCAGTTTCAATATCATAATTCCAATTAAAATAAGTCCCCCAAATTCTTGAACCCACTGTATTTCTGTTTTCTTGTCCTGAAAAAGTATTGTACGTGCTTTCTGATTTCTGGACGTTTAAAAAATAGGCTTCTATATTTTTTAAATATTTAACTCCTTTTATGCTTGTGTACAGTCCCAGAAGTTTTGTATCTGTATCAAACTTATCATTGAAATTTCCAAACCTATTTCTTACATAATAACTGTAAAATGCATCGGCCGATAAATTCTTTCCTTGATACATGATCTTAATAGCATCAAATGCCTGCCTGCTATTTGGACCTTCCCGAACTGAAATCAATCTTTGGGATCCATAGTATAATTCTTGTCTTCCCAATCTAAGGGTTAAATTCTTTACACTTACGTCAAAAAATAATTGATGGAGATCTAAAGGGTTTTCTTCTAGTGGATTAGGATCTAATCGACTGATGGAACAACTGCTTTGTAATTGACTAAATAAACGAAATGAAGTCCCTACTTTTAAATCACCGTAAAAAAGCGCCCTGTTAAGTACAAATCCATCATCATCCCTATTCGCTTCGTCCCAATTTTCATTTTCAAAATATTGATATTGAGTTCTGTTTTCACCTCCAAAAAAAAGAAAGGCTTTATCCTTTTCAGATAACTCTATTTGTTTGATTTTATAATAAAAATTTTGATTTGTACTATCAATTGAGATAACGTCATTATACCTTAAAAATCTGAATTCATTTATTTGTTGTGAATAAACAGCAGAACTAAATACAACTATAAAAATTTGGAAATATTTTTTCATTTGTTTAAAATTATCTTTATTCCACCTCTTTTATAAGCTTATTAATATCCAGAATCAACCTCTTTGTATCTCTAACACTTAGACCATTGTAATAACCTCTAATTCTCCTTTTCCCATCAACTAATACAAATGTGCCATCATGAATTATGTTCCTTTGATTAATACTACCGTCATTAGAGGCTAACACTTTATAATCTTTAGCAAGTTCAAAAACTCCATCACTATCACCCGTTAAGAATGTCCATTTATTATTATTTATTTTATAATTTTCTGAATACCGTTTTAACGTCTCAGGACTATCATTCTTGTAATCGATACTGTATGAAACAATAGCTACTTCATCAACTTTGTCAAAGGCCTCCTCTATTAATTTCAGATGCTTTGTCATTTTAGGACAAATCGTAGGGCAGCTGGTAAAAAAGAAATCAACAACCTGTATTTTGTTTTCAAAGTCGATGTGTGTTACCTCATGATTAAATTGATTTTTTAATCGAAATTCCGGTGCCTGATAGTATCTGTTTTCTCCTGTCGATGGGTCAATTGATATTTCACCCAAAATTGGAAGTTTATCAGTCTTTGTACATCCTGCAAAAATCAATGTAAAGAGTAAAACTCTAATGACTATTTCTATTTTCATAATCCTTATAAATTGAAATATTTTCTAACTTTAAAATTTCATCGGGAATATTTCTATTAGGTAACGGCACAGGTTGAAAAATCACATCAATTTTTATTTTCTGATCTACGGCCTGAGCAATTTCCTTTTCAATTTCAATTTGAAGAAACACTCCGTTTTGCAATAGAACTGAATCTATATCTAAAATTGGTAAAATAGTAAAAGTACCAGCGTATTTACTTTGTTTCCTGCCGTCCATCATATACTCAAAAAATACCCTTGCGCAATACGGCTGATAGGGAAGCTGGGCTCTTTCAAAGTGCAGTATAACGTGAGATCTTTCCTTGTCCGCAAAATCCCTAATAATAGAATTTGTATCTGAAGTTTTTAGATTTAAGGAAGCAATGCAATCCTTTTTTGATTCATTTCTCTTTGGTTTATCTTCTTCATTATAGGGATTACAAAAAGTAGGATTGAGATCTAAATCAGCAAAACGATAACCTAAATCTTCTGTATTTAATAATTCCTTTATTTTAAAATCTACCGGGCGTCCATTGCCGTCTGTTGCATATAATTTTTTTTCTAACCACTCTTCACTATCAGGTAATTTATTTTCCGTACTGTAAGCAAGCCAGGCATCCCAGATGCGGTCACAATTTCCATGATGACCATAAAAAATTGGCTCAAAACCAGACTCTACAAAAGTTGCCATTTGACCTCCAATCCAATTGTGGATATTATTATGAAAAGACTGTTCCGCCATACCATCCAGCTGTGCATCACCATATTTTTTTATAGCAGGATACCCTCCAAATGTTTTATAATCTTTTGTTCTAAAGCCTGCACCCACATTGATGAAGTCATTTGGTATTTTGTCATTCGGACCAACAAACCTCGAAGCATTGAATAATGGATTACTTTCATCTCCCCAGTAATGTTCTGGTATAAAATTACTTTTTGTCCAATCCCAGTAATGCAACGCTAATTTGGGTTCAGATACTGCTTTTTGCAGTTTTTGCTCTAGCGACCATAAGTACAATCTATGCCAGGGCCAAACATACCAATTGTAGTGCACCTGATTAGAATA contains:
- a CDS encoding alpha/beta hydrolase, with translation MHGAFADGSGWRGIYDILNDRGYNVTVVHNPLTSLEDGVQAVNMALDKLDQAAVLVGHSYGGAIITEAGNHPNVAALVYVAAFQPGDDETALQWIQTAPPAPESGVLPPDENGIIYYDKDKYHMGMCADLSVEDASFMYASQGAFYAKGFVTPIKNAAWKSKPAYGVIATEDKSIPPEIQEAMYKRSKTIATYVKGSHAVYISRPESVADVIISASGID
- a CDS encoding alpha/beta fold hydrolase; this translates as MRKSITTAAVILMTAFGAPIQASTVSPNTIVIVHGAWSSAADFKYVEAELKKSGNEVITVNLPGHGADNTPVGSLTMQGYVDAVKKAIGTRKNIILVGHSFGGMVISETAEQIPGQIKKLIYLCAYLPNNGESLFSISAADKETHIGQYIQPDEKAGVVGIAKEGILDFFAADAPKNIADVLVANFKPEPMGPMATPVALTDANFGKINKVYIFTENDHAIGLTLQKSMAKKANITKTYSLPTSHTPFFSQPGDLASILRKEAK
- a CDS encoding alginate export family protein; this translates as MKKYFQIFIVVFSSAVYSQQINEFRFLRYNDVISIDSTNQNFYYKIKQIELSEKDKAFLFFGGENRTQYQYFENENWDEANRDDDGFVLNRALFYGDLKVGTSFRLFSQLQSSCSISRLDPNPLEENPLDLHQLFFDVSVKNLTLRLGRQELYYGSQRLISVREGPNSRQAFDAIKIMYQGKNLSADAFYSYYVRNRFGNFNDKFDTDTKLLGLYTSIKGVKYLKNIEAYFLNVQKSESTYNTFSGQENRNTVGSRIWGTYFNWNYDIETAYQFGKFDRKNIHAWTFSINNSFNYMINKRIQKIGFKTEYISGDKIQNDGSIETFNPLFPRGAYFGLAALIGPSNLIDIHPFLECQLTQKINFYVDYDMFWRASENDAIYQPNGAVLFESSNSTSKKIGNQLGASFEYTFNKYLNFTLEGTWFNSGNFIQDVSNGKDILFTASTLTLIF
- a CDS encoding SCO family protein → MKIEIVIRVLLFTLIFAGCTKTDKLPILGEISIDPSTGENRYYQAPEFRLKNQFNHEVTHIDFENKIQVVDFFFTSCPTICPKMTKHLKLIEEAFDKVDEVAIVSYSIDYKNDSPETLKRYSENYKINNNKWTFLTGDSDGVFELAKDYKVLASNDGSINQRNIIHDGTFVLVDGKRRIRGYYNGLSVRDTKRLILDINKLIKEVE
- a CDS encoding tyrosinase family protein, with protein sequence MENIDNNNRRSFLKKLGMASVGFAGLPLISSSLIGCKDDKIKSENGGFEKNAHSNIVVRKNIADIAVDDAEIKLFKDAVGILKKRSQISPLDPMGWQANALLHTTFCATSMYSNQVHYNWYVWPWHRLYLWSLEQKLQKAVSEPKLALHYWDWTKSNFIPEHYWGDESNPLFNASRFVGPNDKIPNDFINVGAGFRTKDYKTFGGYPAIKKYGDAQLDGMAEQSFHNNIHNWIGGQMATFVESGFEPIFYGHHGNCDRIWDAWLAYSTENKLPDSEEWLEKKLYATDGNGRPVDFKIKELLNTEDLGYRFADLDLNPTFCNPYNEEDKPKRNESKKDCIASLNLKTSDTNSIIRDFADKERSHVILHFERAQLPYQPYCARVFFEYMMDGRKQSKYAGTFTILPILDIDSVLLQNGVFLQIEIEKEIAQAVDQKIKIDVIFQPVPLPNRNIPDEILKLENISIYKDYENRNSH